Proteins encoded together in one Mastacembelus armatus chromosome 15, fMasArm1.2, whole genome shotgun sequence window:
- the hhat gene encoding protein-cysteine N-palmitoyltransferase HHAT isoform X1, whose amino-acid sequence MTSKSRAQLAPLPWIEILAYWVLSFGSHLYSFYQLHRFSKEHEAGLERELQLEKGLLKDFKRDSSDFEWSFWTEWAKRSLLWTLIGHGVISRFTSVFYPKFRVPALTTYGLVVASSVLGIKGVSVLLVHLGVSFSVAQLRKPALSWACNLLLLCTLHIQPLQEIQRGWYKTEEEYYLLLFSVAVCGLRFISFSLEHCWCPQDRDGLVELFWLFSYTFYHPFFYNGPIITYTDYIEKMRGLPKESDREDSGFCHLLLRSGRIILWWCIAEYMIHVMYMHSIQSNETYIEILPPWALGGLALALVQFFYVKYLVLFGFPSMLATCDKLVPPKLPRCVSIMYSFTGMWRHFDEGLYRWLIRYIYVPLGGSQHGPLYKMLSTGLAFGFVCLWHGGHDYLQYWALMNWAGVLMENGLKSLFTSTFIHSIIEQKFSAAMKRRCIAFLSAFSTAMLILSNLVFLGGIHVGRIFWKRVFIQGWSSMAPPMLAFLYCFAQIGLEWTSHPT is encoded by the exons ATGACATCTAAATCAAGGGCCCAGTTGGCACCCCTGCCATGGATAGAGATCCTTGCTTATTGGGTGCTGTCCTTTGGTTCTCATCTGTACTCTTTCTACCAACTGCACAGATTCTCCAAAG AGCATGAAGCAGGATTAGAGAGAGAACTCCAGTTGGAAAAAGGTCTTCTTAAGGATTTTAAAAGG gACTCATCAGACTTTGAGTGGAGTTTTTGGACTGAATGGGCTAAGAGGTCTTTACTGTGGACTCTGATTGGTCATGGTGTGATATCAAGATTTACTAGCGTCTTTTACCCCAAG TTTAGAGTGCCAGCACTCACAACATATGGCCTTGTAGTAGCCAGTAGTGTGTTGGGGATTAAAGGTGTGAGTGTGCTGCTCGTACATCTAGGAGTGTCGTTTTCAGTGGCCCAGTTGCGAAAGCCTGCGCTGTCATGGGCATgtaacctgctgctgctctgcacacTTCACATTCAACCACTCCAAGAGATCCAG AGAGGCTGGTATAAGACAGAGGAGGAATACTATCTTCTTCTCTTCAGTGTGGCTGTCTGTGGTCTGCGTTTCATCAGCTTCAGCCTGGAGCATTGCTGGTGCCCTCAGGACCGTGATGGCCTTGTGGAGCTCTTCTGGTTGTTTTCATACACTTTCTATCATCCTTTTTTCTACAATGGACCCATTATTACATACACAGACTATATTGAGAAG ATGCGGGGGCTTCCCAAGGAAAGTGACAGAGAGGACTCTGGTTTTTGTCACTTACTGCTCAGATCAGGACGGATCATACTGTGGTGGTGCATTGCAGAATACATGATTCATGTAATGTACATGCACTCCATTCAGTCTAATGAGACCTACATAGAAATTCTTCCTCCTTGGGCCTTGG GCGGTCTGGCCCTGGCCCTCGTCCAGTTTTTCTACGTGAAGTATCTGGTCCTGTTTGGCTTTCCATCTATGCTAGCTACTTGCGATAAACTAGTTCCCCCAAAGCTACCTCGTTGTGTCAGCATCATGTACAGTTTCACAGGGATGTGGAG GCACTTTGATGAGGGGCTGTATCGATGGCTCATCAG aTACATCTATGTGCCACTGGGAGGCTCCCAGCATGGTCCTCTTTACAAAATGTTATCCACTGGCCTTGCATTTGGATTTGTCTGCCTCTGGCATGGCGGCCACGACTACTTACAGTACTGGGCCCTGATGAACTGGGCTGGAGTTCTGATGGAAAACGGGCTAAAGTCTCTCTTTACTTCTACCTTTATTCACTCAATTATT GAGCAGAAATTTTCTGCAGCAATGAAAAGACGTTGCAttgcctttctctctgccttctcCACTGCCATGCTCATCCTCTCTAATCTGGTGTTCCTTGGGGGGATACATGTTGGCAGAATCTTCTGGAAGCGGGTCTTCATTCAAG GCTGGTCTAGCATGGCCCCACCTATGCTGGCTTTCCTCTACTGCTTTGCTCAGATTGGGCTTGAGTGGACTTCTCATCCAACATGA
- the hhat gene encoding protein-cysteine N-palmitoyltransferase HHAT isoform X2 → MTSKSRAQLAPLPWIEILAYWVLSFGSHLYSFYQLHRFSKEHEAGLERELQLEKGLLKDFKRDSSDFEWSFWTEWAKRSLLWTLIGHGVISRFTSVFYPKFRVPALTTYGLVVASSVLGIKGVSVLLVHLGVSFSVAQLRKPALSWACNLLLLCTLHIQPLQEIQRGWYKTEEEYYLLLFSVAVCGLRFISFSLEHCWCPQDRDGLVELFWLFSYTFYHPFFYNGPIITYTDYIEKMRGLPKESDREDSGFCHLLLRSGRIILWWCIAEYMIHVMYMHSIQSNETYIEILPPWALGFSWFYNSQLTWHFDEGLYRWLIRYIYVPLGGSQHGPLYKMLSTGLAFGFVCLWHGGHDYLQYWALMNWAGVLMENGLKSLFTSTFIHSIIEQKFSAAMKRRCIAFLSAFSTAMLILSNLVFLGGIHVGRIFWKRVFIQGWSSMAPPMLAFLYCFAQIGLEWTSHPT, encoded by the exons ATGACATCTAAATCAAGGGCCCAGTTGGCACCCCTGCCATGGATAGAGATCCTTGCTTATTGGGTGCTGTCCTTTGGTTCTCATCTGTACTCTTTCTACCAACTGCACAGATTCTCCAAAG AGCATGAAGCAGGATTAGAGAGAGAACTCCAGTTGGAAAAAGGTCTTCTTAAGGATTTTAAAAGG gACTCATCAGACTTTGAGTGGAGTTTTTGGACTGAATGGGCTAAGAGGTCTTTACTGTGGACTCTGATTGGTCATGGTGTGATATCAAGATTTACTAGCGTCTTTTACCCCAAG TTTAGAGTGCCAGCACTCACAACATATGGCCTTGTAGTAGCCAGTAGTGTGTTGGGGATTAAAGGTGTGAGTGTGCTGCTCGTACATCTAGGAGTGTCGTTTTCAGTGGCCCAGTTGCGAAAGCCTGCGCTGTCATGGGCATgtaacctgctgctgctctgcacacTTCACATTCAACCACTCCAAGAGATCCAG AGAGGCTGGTATAAGACAGAGGAGGAATACTATCTTCTTCTCTTCAGTGTGGCTGTCTGTGGTCTGCGTTTCATCAGCTTCAGCCTGGAGCATTGCTGGTGCCCTCAGGACCGTGATGGCCTTGTGGAGCTCTTCTGGTTGTTTTCATACACTTTCTATCATCCTTTTTTCTACAATGGACCCATTATTACATACACAGACTATATTGAGAAG ATGCGGGGGCTTCCCAAGGAAAGTGACAGAGAGGACTCTGGTTTTTGTCACTTACTGCTCAGATCAGGACGGATCATACTGTGGTGGTGCATTGCAGAATACATGATTCATGTAATGTACATGCACTCCATTCAGTCTAATGAGACCTACATAGAAATTCTTCCTCCTTGGGCCTTGG GATTTAGTTGGTTCTACAACTCCCAACTCACATG GCACTTTGATGAGGGGCTGTATCGATGGCTCATCAG aTACATCTATGTGCCACTGGGAGGCTCCCAGCATGGTCCTCTTTACAAAATGTTATCCACTGGCCTTGCATTTGGATTTGTCTGCCTCTGGCATGGCGGCCACGACTACTTACAGTACTGGGCCCTGATGAACTGGGCTGGAGTTCTGATGGAAAACGGGCTAAAGTCTCTCTTTACTTCTACCTTTATTCACTCAATTATT GAGCAGAAATTTTCTGCAGCAATGAAAAGACGTTGCAttgcctttctctctgccttctcCACTGCCATGCTCATCCTCTCTAATCTGGTGTTCCTTGGGGGGATACATGTTGGCAGAATCTTCTGGAAGCGGGTCTTCATTCAAG GCTGGTCTAGCATGGCCCCACCTATGCTGGCTTTCCTCTACTGCTTTGCTCAGATTGGGCTTGAGTGGACTTCTCATCCAACATGA
- the hhat gene encoding protein-cysteine N-palmitoyltransferase HHAT isoform X3, with protein sequence MTSKSRAQLAPLPWIEILAYWVLSFGSHLYSFYQLHRFSKEHEAGLERELQLEKGLLKDFKRDSSDFEWSFWTEWAKRSLLWTLIGHGVISRFTSVFYPKFRVPALTTYGLVVASSVLGIKGVSVLLVHLGVSFSVAQLRKPALSWACNLLLLCTLHIQPLQEIQRGWYKTEEEYYLLLFSVAVCGLRFISFSLEHCWCPQDRDGLVELFWLFSYTFYHPFFYNGPIITYTDYIEKMRGLPKESDREDSGFCHLLLRSGRIILWWCIAEYMIHVMYMHSIQSNETYIEILPPWALGGLALALVQFFYVKYLVLFGFPSMLATCDKLVPPKLPRCVSIMYSFTGMWRHFDEGLYRWLIRYIYVPLGGSQHGPLYKMLSTGLAFGFVCLWHGGHDYLQYWALMNWAGVLMENGLKSLFTSTFIHSIIVSLNSKHLWCQLRVAS encoded by the exons ATGACATCTAAATCAAGGGCCCAGTTGGCACCCCTGCCATGGATAGAGATCCTTGCTTATTGGGTGCTGTCCTTTGGTTCTCATCTGTACTCTTTCTACCAACTGCACAGATTCTCCAAAG AGCATGAAGCAGGATTAGAGAGAGAACTCCAGTTGGAAAAAGGTCTTCTTAAGGATTTTAAAAGG gACTCATCAGACTTTGAGTGGAGTTTTTGGACTGAATGGGCTAAGAGGTCTTTACTGTGGACTCTGATTGGTCATGGTGTGATATCAAGATTTACTAGCGTCTTTTACCCCAAG TTTAGAGTGCCAGCACTCACAACATATGGCCTTGTAGTAGCCAGTAGTGTGTTGGGGATTAAAGGTGTGAGTGTGCTGCTCGTACATCTAGGAGTGTCGTTTTCAGTGGCCCAGTTGCGAAAGCCTGCGCTGTCATGGGCATgtaacctgctgctgctctgcacacTTCACATTCAACCACTCCAAGAGATCCAG AGAGGCTGGTATAAGACAGAGGAGGAATACTATCTTCTTCTCTTCAGTGTGGCTGTCTGTGGTCTGCGTTTCATCAGCTTCAGCCTGGAGCATTGCTGGTGCCCTCAGGACCGTGATGGCCTTGTGGAGCTCTTCTGGTTGTTTTCATACACTTTCTATCATCCTTTTTTCTACAATGGACCCATTATTACATACACAGACTATATTGAGAAG ATGCGGGGGCTTCCCAAGGAAAGTGACAGAGAGGACTCTGGTTTTTGTCACTTACTGCTCAGATCAGGACGGATCATACTGTGGTGGTGCATTGCAGAATACATGATTCATGTAATGTACATGCACTCCATTCAGTCTAATGAGACCTACATAGAAATTCTTCCTCCTTGGGCCTTGG GCGGTCTGGCCCTGGCCCTCGTCCAGTTTTTCTACGTGAAGTATCTGGTCCTGTTTGGCTTTCCATCTATGCTAGCTACTTGCGATAAACTAGTTCCCCCAAAGCTACCTCGTTGTGTCAGCATCATGTACAGTTTCACAGGGATGTGGAG GCACTTTGATGAGGGGCTGTATCGATGGCTCATCAG aTACATCTATGTGCCACTGGGAGGCTCCCAGCATGGTCCTCTTTACAAAATGTTATCCACTGGCCTTGCATTTGGATTTGTCTGCCTCTGGCATGGCGGCCACGACTACTTACAGTACTGGGCCCTGATGAACTGGGCTGGAGTTCTGATGGAAAACGGGCTAAAGTCTCTCTTTACTTCTACCTTTATTCACTCAATTATTGTAAGTTTGAACTCAAAGCATTTATGGTGCCAATTAAGAGTTGCCAGTTaa